Proteins found in one Syngnathus acus chromosome 9, fSynAcu1.2, whole genome shotgun sequence genomic segment:
- the LOC119127146 gene encoding leukocyte surface antigen CD53-like, producing the protein MTHRCLKCLKYTMCVANFLCFMSGVAVLGFGVFMMVNFKLTALTPSLAKFNIANMLLISGIIISCVSFLGFLGALKENRCLLLTFFLVLFFLLLVELIAACLLLLYEQTISEWVERDLNNGLKEANGTHADKFHSEWDLVQNTFDCCGVHNVSDWGVNVPDSCCLQDCAGSQDRQYRPMGCLDKMRSWFEDNFLSAGISVIVLCIIEVLGMCFAMTLFCHISRSGLGYKF; encoded by the exons ATGACCCACAGATGCCTCAAGTGTTTGAAGTACACCATGTGTGTCGCcaactttctttgtttt ATGTCCGGCGTGGCTGTGCTGGGCTTCGGCGTGTTCATGATGGTGAACTTCAAACTGACGGCACTCACACCTTCCTTGGCCAAGTTTAATATAGCCAACATGTTGCTGATCAGTGGCATCATCATCTCGTGTGTTTCCTTCCTGGGCTTCCTGGGAGCTCTGAAGGAGAACCGCTGCCTCCTACTGACG TTCTTCTTGGTGCTCTTCTTCCTGCTCCTAGTGGAGCTGATTGCTGCGTGTTTGCTTCTCCTTTACGAACAAACT ATTTCCGAATGGGTGGAGCGTGATCTGAACAACGGATTGAAGGAAGCAAATGGGACTCATGCAGACAAGTTCCACAGTGAATGGGATCTGGTTCAAAATACG TTTGATTGTTGTGGGGTGCACAACGTGTCAGACTGGGGAGTTAATGTACCTGATTCCTGTTGCCTTCAAGACTGCGCTGGTTCACAAGACCGACAGTACAGACCAATG GGTTGTTTGGACAAGATGAGGAGCTGGTTTGAAGACAATTTTCTAAGCGCTGGGATTTCTGTAATTGTCCTCTGCATTATTGAG gTCTTAGGGATGTGTTTTGCAATGACACTCTTCTGCCACATCAGCAGGTCTGGCCTGGGCTACAAGTTTTAA
- the LOC119127651 gene encoding CCN family member 1-like: MLYLTVSFHQIFSTLFVVCSTAVMADDECPPVCSCATSSPMCPAGVSWVSDHCGCCKICARQFNEDCSAVQPCDHIKGLRCYLGAGGDPGRGLCRAEAHGLPCEFNGQLYQHSENFQPSCQHQCTCMNGVVGCIPLCPHRVPLPNLHCSRPRLARPENSCCEEWFCDDDNHIGMEPEEMTQSHLSESQPLPNHISALLPPYPQPRKPAATSGTVFREITALPMPDLLPESSCFLQTTDWTECSTSCGLGISSRVTNNNPDCQLIRETRLCQIRQCHLELPMATKGTRCQRTVRPLEPVQITFAGCSTSQLYRPRTCGFCLDGRCCRPSVTRTVRLRFRCLDGDSFFRNMMWIQRCTCNKSCHTHSRPSSPLLKLHNDIHIFRR; the protein is encoded by the exons ATGCTTTACCTTACTGTTAGTTTCCACCAAATCTTTTCCACCTTGTTTGTGGTCTGCAGCACTGCGGTGATG GCAGATGATGAATGCCCACCAGTGTGCTCCTGTGCTACCTCATCTCCGATGTGTCCGGCGGGTGTCAGTTGGGTGAGCGACCATTGTGGCTGCTGTAAAATATGTGCAAGGCAGTTCAATGAAGACTGCAGCGCTGTTCAGCCCTGCGATCATATCAAGGGGCTTCGCTGCTATCTCGGAGCTGGAGGAGACCCCGGGAGAGGACTTTGCCGAG CCGAGGCTCATGGTCTACCTTGCGAGTTCAACGGCCAGTTGTACCAGCACAGTGAGAACTTCCAGCCCAGCTGCCAGCATCAGTGCACCTGTATGAACGGAGTGGTGGGCTGCATACCCCTCTGTCCTCACCGAGTGCCCCTGCCCAACTTGCACTGCTCACGGCCCCGGTTGGCACGGCCAGAAAACAGCTGCTGCGAGGAGTGGTTTTGTGACGACGACAACCACATCGGAATGGAGCCAGAAGAAATGACACAAAGCCATCTGTCAGAGAGTCAGCCTCTTCCAAACCACATCAGTGCTTTGCTGCCACCCTACCCACAGCCTCGCAAGCCAGCTGCCACAAGTGGGACCGTGTTCAGAG AGATAACAGCATTACCAATGCCTGATTTGTTACCGGAATCCAGCTGTTTTCTACAGACCACTGACTGGACAGAATGCTCCACCTCATGTGGGTTGGGAATATCAAGTCGAGTCACTAATAACAACCCAGATTGTCAACTGATCAGAGAAACCAGACTTTGCCAGATTCGACAATGCCACCTGGAGCTTCCTATGGCAACTAAG GGGACGAGGTGCCAAAGAACTGTTCGCCCGCTGGAGCCAGTTCAAATCACTTTTGCTGGATGCTCTACATCACAGCTCTACCGCCCTCGCACCTGTGGATTTTGCTTAGATGGTCGCTGCTGCAGGCCCTCGGTCACCCGAACGGTACGGCTGCGCTTCCGTTGCCTGGACGGTGACAGCTTCTTCAGAAATATGATGTGGATCCAACGTTGCACCTGCAATAAAagctgtcacacacacagcaggcCCTCAAGCCCTTTGCTCAAGCTCCACAATGACATTCACATCTTCAGGCGCTGA
- the LOC119127367 gene encoding LIM domain transcription factor LMO4-B-like isoform X1 yields MVNNQASGVAPAPRSCAGCGGKIADRFLLFSMERYWHTRCLKCSCCQAQLGDIGTTCYSKGGMILCRSDYIRLFGHSGACNACGQSIPANEMVMRAQGNVYHLKCFSCATCRNRLMPGDRFHYINGTIFCEHDRPGAALLSSHLPQLQSNSVMTDQKLPLL; encoded by the exons ATGGTGAACAACCAAGCATCAGGCGTAGCGCCTGCCCCGAGGTCATGTGCAGGATGTGGGGGGAAGATCGCTGACCGTTTCCTGCTCTTCTCCATGGAGCGTTATTGGCACACTCGCTGCCTCAAGTGTTCCTGCTGCCAAGCCCAGCTGGGCGACATTGGCACCACTTGCTACAGCAAAGGAGGCATGATTCTGTGTCGCAGCGACTACATCAG GCTGTTTGGGCACAGCGGGGCGTGCAATGCCTGTGGCCAGTCGATCCCAGCCAATGAGATGGTGATGAGGGCACAGGGAAATGTTTACCACCTTAAG TGTTTTAGCTGTGCCACGTGCAGGAACAGACTGATGCCTGGAGATCGCTTCCATTACATCAATGGTACAATTTTCTGTGAGCACGACAGACCCGGTGCTGCCTTGCTCAGTAGCCACCTACCACAACTTCAAAGTAACTCTGTGATGACGGACCAGaag
- the LOC119127367 gene encoding LIM domain transcription factor LMO4-B-like isoform X2, producing MVNNQASGVAPAPRSCAGCGGKIADRFLLFSMERYWHTRCLKCSCCQAQLGDIGTTCYSKGGMILCRSDYIRLFGHSGACNACGQSIPANEMVMRAQGNVYHLKCFSCATCRNRLMPGDRFHYINGTIFCEHDRPGAALLSSHLPQLQSNSVMTDQKVC from the exons ATGGTGAACAACCAAGCATCAGGCGTAGCGCCTGCCCCGAGGTCATGTGCAGGATGTGGGGGGAAGATCGCTGACCGTTTCCTGCTCTTCTCCATGGAGCGTTATTGGCACACTCGCTGCCTCAAGTGTTCCTGCTGCCAAGCCCAGCTGGGCGACATTGGCACCACTTGCTACAGCAAAGGAGGCATGATTCTGTGTCGCAGCGACTACATCAG GCTGTTTGGGCACAGCGGGGCGTGCAATGCCTGTGGCCAGTCGATCCCAGCCAATGAGATGGTGATGAGGGCACAGGGAAATGTTTACCACCTTAAG TGTTTTAGCTGTGCCACGTGCAGGAACAGACTGATGCCTGGAGATCGCTTCCATTACATCAATGGTACAATTTTCTGTGAGCACGACAGACCCGGTGCTGCCTTGCTCAGTAGCCACCTACCACAACTTCAAAGTAACTCTGTGATGACGGACCAGaag